One segment of Pseudomonas asgharzadehiana DNA contains the following:
- a CDS encoding efflux transporter outer membrane subunit — protein MNPRALCLVLAAMSLAGCANFSGLDTQGRRLDANTLQAGKSLSGAALSNAAWPRADWWKSLGDPQLDGLIQEALQNSPDMQVASARAHQAQAAAYAANAARMPTLDASAGVSRSRLARDQDPRGEGDAYSTVRNIGASFNYTFDLWGGQRAAWEAALGQARAAEVDQQAARLTLAADVAKAYSDLGQAHIVRDLATDDLKRTRQMLELSKRRLSAGIDSQYQYQQTESLEASSQSQLIDAEKQLQSAKIALAVLLGKGPDRGNELARPSVLKPAAVAVPSVLPAELLGRRPDLIAARWRVEAASKDIAASKTRFYPNLNLSASAGAESLLGDAMFGSPSRFFNIAPTISLPIFDGGRLRADLDARDADYDLAVAQYNKTLVQALGDIGDTLSQLRETGRQIQAQQHATDIAQQSYDTVVQRYGSGVGNYLDVLSIEQQLLQAQRQLATLNAGQIALSIQLMQALGGGFDADNVASTTPATRTE, from the coding sequence ATGAACCCACGTGCCCTTTGCCTGGTGCTCGCGGCGATGAGCCTGGCCGGTTGCGCCAACTTCAGCGGCCTCGACACCCAAGGCCGGCGCCTCGACGCCAACACCTTGCAGGCGGGTAAATCCCTGAGCGGTGCGGCCCTGTCGAACGCCGCCTGGCCTCGCGCCGACTGGTGGAAAAGCCTCGGCGACCCGCAACTCGACGGCCTGATCCAGGAGGCCCTGCAAAACAGCCCCGACATGCAAGTGGCCAGCGCCCGTGCCCACCAGGCCCAGGCCGCTGCCTACGCCGCGAACGCCGCGCGCATGCCGACCCTGGACGCCAGCGCCGGCGTCAGCCGCTCGCGCCTGGCCCGGGACCAAGACCCGCGCGGTGAGGGCGATGCCTACTCCACCGTGCGTAATATTGGCGCCAGCTTCAATTACACCTTCGACCTGTGGGGTGGCCAGCGCGCCGCCTGGGAAGCCGCGTTGGGCCAGGCCCGTGCCGCCGAAGTCGACCAGCAGGCCGCGCGCCTGACCCTTGCCGCCGATGTGGCCAAGGCCTACAGCGACCTGGGCCAGGCGCATATCGTGCGCGACCTGGCCACCGATGACCTCAAGCGCACCCGGCAAATGCTTGAATTGAGCAAGCGACGCCTGAGCGCGGGCATCGACAGCCAATACCAGTACCAGCAGACCGAGAGCCTGGAAGCCAGCTCCCAGTCGCAACTGATCGACGCGGAAAAACAACTGCAGAGTGCCAAGATCGCCCTGGCGGTGTTGCTCGGCAAGGGCCCGGATCGCGGCAATGAGCTGGCACGCCCCAGCGTGTTGAAACCCGCCGCCGTTGCCGTCCCTTCGGTGCTGCCCGCCGAACTGTTGGGCCGTCGCCCGGACCTGATCGCCGCGCGCTGGCGGGTCGAGGCCGCGAGCAAGGACATCGCCGCGAGCAAGACGCGCTTCTACCCCAACCTCAACTTGAGCGCGAGCGCCGGGGCCGAGTCGTTGCTGGGGGACGCGATGTTTGGTTCGCCGAGCCGCTTCTTCAATATCGCACCGACTATTTCCCTGCCGATCTTCGACGGCGGCCGCCTGCGCGCCGACCTTGACGCGCGTGACGCCGACTACGACCTGGCGGTGGCGCAATACAACAAAACCCTGGTGCAGGCCTTGGGCGATATCGGCGACACGCTGTCGCAACTGCGCGAAACCGGCCGGCAGATCCAGGCCCAGCAACACGCCACCGACATTGCCCAGCAGTCCTACGACACCGTGGTTCAGCGCTACGGCTCCGGGGTCGGTAACTACCTGGATGTGCTCAGCATCGAGCAGCAATTGCTGCAGGCCCAGCGTCAGCTGGCGACCTTGAATGCCGGGCAAATCGCTCTGTCGATTCAATTGATGCAGGCCCTGGGCGGCGGCTTCGACGCCGACAACGTGGCATCGACCACCCCAGCCACACGCACGGAATAA
- a CDS encoding MarR family winged helix-turn-helix transcriptional regulator, giving the protein MSHFTPDNFHNCHLGLLLGRAAILKDRIIDTHMEPHGITAAQFKVLIIMAQFGVDTPAELCRHLSLDSGSMTRMLDRLEQKDLLSRKRSELDRRQVQLVLTPDGQRLADLLPYIGAQALNQLAGALEPGELETLERILKKILIAAGDPITLQRVGK; this is encoded by the coding sequence ATGTCCCACTTCACCCCTGACAACTTCCACAACTGCCACCTCGGCTTGTTGCTGGGCCGCGCGGCGATCCTCAAGGACCGCATCATCGACACCCATATGGAACCCCACGGCATTACCGCCGCGCAGTTCAAGGTGTTGATCATCATGGCGCAGTTCGGCGTCGACACCCCGGCCGAGCTGTGTCGCCACCTGTCGTTGGACAGCGGCTCGATGACCCGCATGCTCGACCGGCTGGAGCAAAAAGACTTGCTCAGCCGCAAGCGCTCCGAACTCGACCGCCGCCAAGTGCAGTTGGTACTGACCCCCGACGGCCAGCGCCTGGCGGACCTGCTGCCGTACATCGGCGCGCAAGCGTTGAACCAGTTGGCCGGCGCACTTGAGCCGGGCGAGCTGGAAACCCTGGAACGGATTCTCAAGAAAATTCTGATAGCTGCCGGTGACCCCATCACCCTGCAGCGGGTAGGTAAATAA
- a CDS encoding translocation/assembly module TamB domain-containing protein produces the protein MRGLKIAGLALVAVLAVVVLALWVVLGTQAGSRWALGRLPGVSVENFQGHLGGQWRADHLLWQQGSSRVELTAPTFDWAPACLLRMTLCINRLDVEQVSLQFPPSTEDSSGPITLPDLTLPVALQLGDIRVASLLFNGSEELKGLQLAAHWTAAGLQIDSVQLQRDDLALDLTGLLQPTGDWPLTASGNLSLPYAPGGAPWKIALKVDGNLLDTLKLDADSSGYLAAKLTGELQPLVENLPATVHIKADGFKPSADLPDTLQLNQLNLSARGDLKKGYQLLGKAALPAEKGPIDLLLQGKVDAKGAQIAGLDLTAGDKQSVKLSAQLDWQQGFSADARIDWIDFPWHRLYPLIDAPQVTLRTFNGEISYKDGNYLGNLKADLDGPAGKFNVVTPFSGDLKQVFLPELKLTAGQGKAEGHLNLQFADGIAWDTALDLSALNPAYWVAELPGTLAGPLRSKGEFKNEQLKLNADLDLKGRLRGQTAVLAAKADGAGEQWTLANLDIRLGDNRINGSGSLQQRLAGQIDIKLARLAQLWPQLRGQVNGRLDVAGSLKAPHGKLDLKGQQLAFADNRLQSLSLGATLDNAQRATIDLKGSGIQSGETQLGTLTAAAQGDINTQKVQLDLAGPLLKLALALDGNLDKGNWRGRLASGDVQAGGQDWKLQAPAKIERLADGKLTFAAHCWVSGPASLCGEDQRLMPEPKLRYHLKQFPLDSLAAFLPKDFAWQGKLNADLQLDLPNSGPKGLVSVDASGGTLRVKDKDQWLDFPYDTLKLETTLNPKRIHTQLNLRGGKLGELLVQAQINPLPKSKPMTGNFSLVGLDLAVARPFVPMVETLGGTLNGNGRISGGLLAPQVNGSVNLVGGEISGPELPISLEGLNVQALIAGESVQLNGGWRSGKAGQGSLKGRIDWGQALAVDLSLQGSQLPVTVEPYAVLEVAPDLNISLKDDKLAIVGKVRIPRGDITVRELPPSTVKVSDDTIIIGSQTEEGKPPMAMAMDIDVAVGDDQLNFSGFGLTAKVQGHVHIGDNLDTRGELWLNDGRYRAYGQKLDVRRARLLFAGPLDQPYLDIEAIRKTDDVVAGIRLSGSAEQPTTQIFSEPAMSQEQALSYLVLGRPLSTTGEDNNMLAQAALGLGLMGSAGVTSDLARNLGIKDFELDTQGSGNNTAVVASGKITEKLSLRYGVGVFEPASTIALRYLLSKKVYLEVASGVASSLDIFYKRDF, from the coding sequence ATGCGTGGTTTGAAAATCGCGGGGCTGGCGCTTGTCGCTGTCCTCGCCGTGGTAGTGCTGGCGCTGTGGGTGGTACTCGGTACCCAGGCGGGCAGTCGCTGGGCCTTGGGCCGCTTGCCGGGGGTGAGCGTGGAGAACTTCCAGGGCCACTTGGGTGGGCAGTGGCGCGCCGATCATCTGCTGTGGCAGCAAGGCAGCAGCCGCGTGGAGCTGACTGCGCCGACCTTCGATTGGGCGCCGGCCTGCCTGCTGCGCATGACGCTGTGCATCAACCGGTTGGATGTGGAGCAGGTCAGCCTGCAATTTCCACCGAGTACCGAAGACAGCAGCGGCCCCATCACGTTGCCGGATTTGACGTTGCCGGTTGCCCTGCAGTTGGGCGACATTCGCGTCGCTAGCCTGCTGTTCAACGGCAGCGAGGAGCTCAAGGGTCTGCAATTGGCGGCGCATTGGACCGCCGCCGGCCTGCAGATCGATTCGGTGCAACTGCAGCGCGACGACCTGGCGTTGGACCTCACCGGCCTGCTGCAACCCACCGGCGATTGGCCGTTGACTGCCAGCGGCAACCTGAGCCTGCCTTACGCGCCCGGCGGCGCGCCTTGGAAAATCGCCCTCAAGGTCGATGGCAACCTGCTCGATACCCTCAAGCTCGACGCCGATAGCAGCGGCTACTTGGCAGCCAAGCTCACCGGCGAGCTGCAACCCTTGGTGGAAAACCTGCCGGCAACCGTGCATATCAAGGCTGACGGTTTCAAGCCCAGCGCCGATTTGCCCGACACCTTGCAACTCAATCAGCTCAACCTCAGCGCCCGAGGCGACCTGAAAAAGGGCTATCAACTGCTGGGCAAAGCCGCGCTGCCGGCGGAAAAAGGCCCGATAGACCTGCTGCTGCAAGGTAAGGTCGACGCCAAGGGCGCACAGATCGCCGGCCTGGACCTGACTGCCGGGGATAAACAGAGCGTTAAACTCAGCGCCCAGCTGGATTGGCAACAAGGCTTCAGTGCCGACGCCAGGATCGATTGGATCGACTTCCCGTGGCATCGCCTTTATCCGCTGATCGACGCGCCGCAGGTAACATTGCGCACCTTCAACGGTGAGATCTCCTACAAAGATGGCAACTACCTCGGCAACCTCAAGGCCGACCTCGACGGCCCGGCGGGCAAGTTCAATGTAGTCACCCCGTTCAGCGGTGATCTTAAGCAAGTCTTCCTGCCCGAGCTGAAACTGACCGCAGGCCAGGGCAAGGCCGAAGGCCACCTGAACCTGCAGTTCGCCGATGGCATCGCCTGGGATACGGCGTTGGACCTGTCGGCGCTGAACCCGGCGTACTGGGTGGCTGAACTGCCCGGTACGCTGGCCGGGCCGCTGCGCAGCAAAGGCGAGTTCAAGAATGAGCAGCTCAAGCTCAACGCCGACCTCGACCTCAAGGGGCGCTTGCGGGGGCAAACGGCAGTGCTGGCGGCCAAGGCCGATGGCGCCGGCGAGCAATGGACCTTGGCGAACCTGGATATCCGCCTGGGTGACAACCGCATCAATGGCAGCGGCAGCCTGCAACAACGTCTGGCCGGGCAAATCGACATCAAGCTCGCGCGTCTGGCCCAGCTGTGGCCGCAGTTGCGTGGGCAGGTCAACGGTCGTCTCGATGTGGCCGGCAGCCTCAAGGCGCCCCACGGCAAACTCGACCTCAAGGGCCAGCAACTGGCGTTTGCCGACAACCGCCTGCAAAGCCTGAGCCTCGGCGCCACCCTGGATAATGCCCAGCGCGCGACCATCGATCTCAAGGGCAGCGGCATTCAAAGCGGCGAGACCCAACTGGGCACGCTCACCGCCGCCGCCCAGGGCGATATCAACACGCAAAAAGTCCAACTGGACCTGGCCGGCCCGTTGCTCAAACTGGCCCTGGCCCTGGACGGCAACCTCGACAAGGGCAACTGGCGCGGGCGCCTGGCCAGTGGTGATGTGCAAGCCGGCGGCCAGGACTGGAAACTGCAAGCCCCGGCGAAAATCGAGCGCCTGGCCGATGGCAAGCTGACCTTTGCTGCGCATTGCTGGGTGTCCGGTCCTGCCAGCCTTTGCGGCGAAGACCAGCGGCTGATGCCTGAGCCCAAACTGCGTTACCACCTCAAGCAATTCCCCCTCGACAGCCTCGCGGCGTTTTTGCCTAAAGACTTCGCCTGGCAGGGCAAGCTCAACGCCGACCTGCAGTTGGACCTGCCCAACAGTGGCCCCAAGGGCCTGGTCTCGGTGGATGCCAGTGGCGGCACCTTGCGCGTCAAGGACAAAGACCAGTGGCTGGATTTCCCGTATGACACGCTCAAGCTGGAAACCACCCTCAATCCCAAGCGCATCCACACACAACTGAACCTGCGCGGTGGCAAGCTGGGTGAGTTGCTGGTGCAGGCGCAGATCAACCCATTGCCGAAGAGCAAGCCGATGACGGGCAACTTCAGCCTCGTCGGCCTCGACCTGGCCGTGGCGCGACCCTTTGTACCGATGGTGGAAACCCTCGGCGGCACGCTCAACGGCAATGGACGCATCTCTGGGGGGCTATTGGCGCCGCAGGTCAACGGCAGCGTGAATCTGGTGGGCGGCGAAATTTCCGGGCCGGAACTGCCCATCAGCCTCGAAGGCTTGAATGTGCAGGCGTTGATCGCCGGTGAAAGCGTGCAGCTCAACGGTGGCTGGCGCAGCGGCAAGGCCGGGCAGGGCAGCCTCAAGGGCCGGATCGACTGGGGCCAGGCCCTGGCAGTGGACCTGAGCCTGCAAGGTTCGCAGTTGCCGGTGACGGTGGAGCCCTACGCGGTGCTCGAAGTGGCGCCCGACCTGAACATCAGCCTCAAGGATGACAAACTCGCCATCGTCGGCAAGGTGCGGATCCCCCGTGGTGACATCACCGTGCGCGAACTGCCGCCGTCGACCGTCAAGGTGTCGGACGACACGATCATCATTGGCAGCCAGACCGAAGAGGGCAAGCCGCCGATGGCCATGGCTATGGATATCGACGTGGCGGTGGGTGACGACCAGCTCAATTTCTCCGGCTTCGGCCTGACCGCCAAGGTGCAGGGCCACGTGCATATCGGCGACAACCTAGACACCCGTGGCGAGTTGTGGCTCAACGACGGCCGCTATCGCGCCTATGGCCAGAAACTCGACGTACGCCGCGCGCGCCTGCTGTTCGCCGGGCCCCTGGACCAGCCGTACCTGGATATCGAAGCCATCCGCAAGACCGACGACGTGGTGGCCGGCATCCGCCTCAGCGGCAGCGCCGAACAACCCACCACGCAAATCTTCTCGGAACCGGCCATGAGCCAGGAGCAGGCGCTGTCCTACCTGGTGCTGGGCCGCCCGCTGAGCACCACTGGCGAAGACAACAACATGCTCGCCCAAGCCGCCCTGGGCCTGGGCTTGATGGGCAGCGCAGGGGTGACATCCGACCTGGCCAGGAACCTGGGCATCAAGGACTTTGAACTCGACACCCAGGGCAGTGGTAACAACACGGCGGTGGTGGCCAGCGGCAAGATCACCGAGAAACTCAGCCTGCGTTACGGCGTCGGGGTGTTCGAACCGGCCAGCACCATCGCCTTGCGCTACCTGCTGAGCAAGAAGGTGTACCTGGAAGTGGCCAGCGGCGTGGCCAGCTCGCTGGATATCTTCTACAAACGCGATTTCTGA
- a CDS encoding autotransporter assembly complex protein TamA: MRFPGRFTSGLVLLFTSCGAFAQSELDVRIKPSNDALKANIEGYIGGVGDRDEEALLRFSRGAEEQARKAAQALGFYQPQIESDVKGGKNPRLILTIDPGEPVHLRNVTLRVDGPAANLKAFRVPASNDLISGAVLNHGHYEDAKRLIQNQASRYGFFSGRFTRQKLAVDPQAGVADIELVYDSGPRYTLGKVNFAGDTPFDEELLQRMVPFKAGDPYDSELIAELNQNLQASGFFEGVRVDAAPAASANDVIPVAVRLQTRKPRTMGLGLGFSTDVGPRGKANWTRHWVNPQGHSYGWETELSAPRQNVGLWYDIPLDPPLTDKLRFAGGYQNEELANTDTLSKLLTVGPEWHSKLPSGWTRVISLKYQREEYRLGDDSGLSNLVMPGVSYSYLRSDNRIDPHHGYRLQLDTRVAKEGLGSDTNLLYGTAMVKGLTTLWDNHRFLARAQFGGSATNGYKSVPPSLRFFAGGDQSVRGYEYQTLSPENDRGDRIGGRYMVALSAEYQYSIADKWRIATFIDQGNSFNNLELPSLKTGVGIGVRWVSPVGPIRLDLAHALQDPGGIRLHFSMGPEL; this comes from the coding sequence ATGAGATTTCCAGGAAGATTTACCAGCGGCTTGGTTCTGCTGTTCACAAGCTGCGGCGCATTTGCACAAAGCGAATTGGACGTGCGGATCAAACCCTCGAACGACGCGTTGAAAGCCAACATCGAAGGCTATATCGGCGGGGTGGGCGATCGTGATGAAGAGGCCTTGCTACGGTTCAGCCGTGGCGCCGAGGAGCAGGCGCGCAAAGCCGCCCAGGCGTTGGGCTTTTATCAGCCACAGATCGAAAGTGACGTGAAGGGCGGCAAGAACCCGCGCCTGATCCTCACCATCGACCCCGGCGAACCGGTGCATTTACGTAACGTGACCTTGCGGGTCGATGGCCCGGCCGCGAACCTCAAGGCGTTTCGCGTGCCCGCCAGCAACGACCTCATTTCCGGCGCCGTGCTCAACCATGGCCACTACGAAGACGCCAAGCGGCTGATCCAGAACCAGGCCTCGCGCTACGGTTTTTTCAGCGGGCGGTTTACCCGTCAGAAACTGGCGGTGGACCCCCAGGCCGGCGTTGCCGATATCGAACTTGTCTACGACAGCGGCCCGCGCTACACCCTGGGCAAGGTCAACTTCGCCGGCGACACGCCGTTCGACGAAGAGCTGCTGCAACGCATGGTGCCCTTCAAGGCCGGCGACCCATACGACTCCGAACTGATCGCCGAACTCAACCAGAACCTGCAAGCCAGCGGCTTTTTCGAGGGCGTGCGCGTGGACGCCGCTCCGGCGGCGTCGGCCAACGATGTCATCCCGGTCGCCGTACGCCTGCAAACCCGCAAGCCACGCACCATGGGCCTGGGCCTGGGGTTTTCCACCGACGTCGGGCCGCGCGGCAAAGCCAACTGGACGCGCCACTGGGTCAACCCCCAAGGCCACAGTTATGGCTGGGAAACCGAACTGTCGGCGCCGCGGCAGAACGTCGGGCTGTGGTACGACATCCCGCTGGACCCACCGCTTACCGACAAACTGCGTTTCGCCGGTGGCTACCAGAATGAAGAACTGGCCAACACCGACACCCTGAGTAAATTGCTCACCGTGGGCCCGGAATGGCACAGCAAGTTGCCCAGCGGCTGGACCCGGGTGATCTCGCTCAAGTACCAGCGCGAGGAATATCGCCTGGGCGATGACTCGGGCCTGAGTAACCTGGTGATGCCGGGTGTCAGTTATTCCTACCTGCGCAGCGACAACCGCATCGACCCTCACCACGGCTACCGCCTGCAATTGGATACCCGGGTGGCCAAGGAAGGCTTGGGTTCGGACACCAACCTGCTTTACGGCACGGCCATGGTCAAAGGCCTCACCACCTTGTGGGACAACCACCGTTTCCTGGCGCGGGCCCAGTTCGGCGGCAGCGCCACCAATGGCTACAAGTCGGTACCGCCGTCGCTGCGCTTCTTTGCCGGTGGCGACCAGAGCGTGCGCGGCTACGAGTACCAGACCTTGTCCCCCGAAAACGATCGCGGCGACCGCATCGGTGGCCGCTACATGGTGGCGTTGAGCGCCGAGTATCAATATTCGATTGCCGACAAATGGCGGATCGCGACGTTTATCGACCAAGGCAATTCCTTCAACAACCTGGAGCTGCCGAGCTTGAAAACCGGGGTCGGCATCGGTGTTCGCTGGGTGTCGCCCGTCGGCCCGATCCGCCTTGACCTGGCCCATGCCCTGCAAGACCCGGGCGGCATTCGTTTGCACTTTTCCATGGGGCCTGAGTTGTGA
- a CDS encoding GNAT family N-acetyltransferase gives MPETSTAVAEIRLLNSGYSREARSLLYQAYRHEPTFAYIFEAERTGYEQRVRATVRELVKQHFFQKLPAIGLFVNDRLIGIALIAPPQRRLGITESWAWQLRMWLSTGVRGTRRYLDYHHAVLACLPSESVHVLPLLGIHPQFQGKHYGEQLLEAVHNWCADDPHSSGVVLDTGNSRYLDFYKRQGYEEIGEVAVGPILEHVFFHPNPQSLQATTA, from the coding sequence ATGCCTGAAACTTCGACTGCCGTTGCTGAAATCCGCCTGCTCAACAGCGGGTACTCCCGCGAGGCCCGCTCACTGCTGTACCAGGCTTATCGGCATGAGCCGACGTTCGCCTATATCTTCGAAGCAGAGCGTACCGGCTATGAACAACGGGTACGCGCCACGGTGCGCGAACTGGTCAAGCAACACTTTTTCCAGAAGCTGCCTGCCATTGGGCTGTTCGTGAATGATCGGCTGATCGGTATTGCCCTGATCGCCCCGCCGCAACGGCGCCTGGGAATTACCGAGAGCTGGGCCTGGCAGTTGCGCATGTGGCTGAGCACCGGCGTACGCGGTACGCGGCGTTACCTCGACTACCATCACGCGGTGCTGGCGTGCCTGCCCAGCGAGTCGGTGCACGTGCTGCCATTGTTGGGTATTCACCCACAGTTCCAGGGCAAGCACTACGGCGAGCAGTTGCTGGAGGCGGTCCACAACTGGTGCGCCGACGACCCGCATTCGTCCGGGGTGGTGCTGGATACCGGAAACTCACGGTATCTGGATTTCTATAAACGCCAGGGCTACGAGGAAATCGGCGAAGTGGCTGTAGGGCCTATCCTGGAGCACGTGTTTTTCCATCCCAACCCGCAGTCGTTACAGGCGACAACGGCTTAG
- the xthA gene encoding exodeoxyribonuclease III, giving the protein MKIVSFNINGLRARPHQLAALIEKHQPDVIGLQETKVHDDQFPLAEVQALGYHVYYHGQKGHYGVALLSRKEALSVNKGFASDEEDAQRRFIWGTFADENGQPITIMNGYFPQGESRDHPTKFPAKQRFYEDLQHLLESQFSNDQALVVMGDVNISPEDCDIGIGPDNAKRWLKTGKCSFLPEEREWMARLKNWGLVDSFRHLNPDVADRFSWFDYRSRGFEDEPKRGLRIDVIMASTGLVQRVKDAGVDYDLRGLEKPSDHAPIWLELS; this is encoded by the coding sequence ATGAAAATCGTCTCCTTCAATATCAACGGGCTGCGCGCCCGCCCCCATCAGTTGGCGGCGCTGATTGAAAAGCACCAACCGGATGTGATCGGCCTGCAGGAAACCAAAGTCCACGACGATCAGTTCCCCCTGGCCGAAGTACAGGCCCTTGGCTACCACGTGTATTACCACGGCCAAAAAGGCCATTACGGGGTGGCCTTGCTTTCGCGCAAGGAAGCACTGAGCGTGAACAAAGGTTTTGCCAGCGATGAAGAAGACGCCCAGCGCCGCTTTATCTGGGGCACCTTCGCCGATGAAAACGGCCAGCCGATCACCATCATGAATGGCTATTTCCCTCAAGGCGAAAGCCGCGACCACCCTACCAAGTTTCCGGCCAAGCAACGGTTCTACGAAGATTTGCAGCACCTGCTGGAAAGCCAGTTCAGCAATGACCAGGCGCTGGTGGTGATGGGCGACGTGAATATTTCCCCGGAAGATTGCGACATTGGCATCGGCCCCGACAACGCCAAGCGCTGGCTGAAAACCGGCAAGTGCAGCTTCCTGCCGGAAGAGCGCGAGTGGATGGCCCGCTTGAAGAACTGGGGCCTGGTGGACAGCTTCCGCCACCTCAACCCGGACGTGGCCGACCGCTTCAGCTGGTTCGACTACCGCAGCCGTGGGTTTGAAGATGAGCCCAAGCGTGGGCTGCGCATTGACGTGATCATGGCGTCCACTGGCCTGGTGCAGCGGGTCAAGGATGCCGGGGTGGATTACGATTTGCGCGGCCTGGAAAAGCCGTCGGACCATGCGCCGATCTGGCTTGAACTGAGCTGA
- a CDS encoding substrate-binding domain-containing protein, with amino-acid sequence MTLRVLFLLCCAVPLCAMATPLPVPEQGPALRIQGSNTIGAALGPALAKGLMEQQGLQAIHTEPASANEQRVIGKTRQGKSVTVEVAAHGSSTGFAALKNSTADLAASSRPIKDNELVDLEPLGDLKSPGAEQVIAIDGLAIILNPQNPLNTLNTEQLAQVFNGEVSTWEALGGIGGPIHVYARDDQSGTYDTFKELVLRLRGKPLVASAKRFESSEQLSDAVSQDAQGIGFIGLPYVRQAKAVAIVDGDSQPMLPLNSLIATEDYPLSRRLFFYLPPAGHNPWAKALVEFAQSSKGQAIVAANGFIAQQVQAMAVQARGSMPEDYQAIARDAQRLTVNFRFEEGSASLDNKARQDLQRVVAYLRNHAKLDKQVTLVGFGDAKNDPQRAALLSKLRAMAVRRELVKNGVVLRDIRGFGAQMPVAANTADEGRIKNRRVEVWVY; translated from the coding sequence ATGACGCTGCGCGTTCTGTTTCTGTTGTGTTGCGCGGTGCCCCTCTGCGCCATGGCCACTCCCCTACCCGTCCCCGAACAAGGCCCCGCGTTGCGCATCCAGGGCTCCAACACCATCGGCGCGGCGCTGGGACCTGCGTTGGCCAAGGGATTGATGGAGCAACAGGGCTTGCAGGCGATACACACTGAGCCGGCCAGCGCCAACGAGCAGCGTGTGATCGGCAAGACTCGCCAGGGGAAGTCGGTCACTGTCGAAGTGGCGGCTCATGGTTCCAGCACGGGTTTTGCTGCGCTGAAAAACTCCACGGCCGACCTCGCGGCTTCATCCCGCCCGATCAAGGACAATGAGCTGGTCGACCTCGAGCCCCTCGGCGACCTGAAAAGCCCCGGTGCCGAACAGGTGATCGCCATTGACGGCTTGGCGATCATCCTCAACCCGCAAAACCCGCTGAATACCTTGAACACCGAGCAACTGGCGCAAGTCTTCAACGGTGAAGTCAGCACCTGGGAGGCGCTGGGCGGTATCGGCGGGCCTATCCATGTGTATGCGCGGGATGATCAGTCCGGCACCTACGACACTTTCAAGGAACTGGTGCTGCGCTTGCGTGGCAAGCCCCTCGTCGCCTCGGCCAAGCGTTTCGAGTCGAGCGAGCAGTTGTCGGATGCGGTGAGCCAGGACGCCCAAGGCATCGGGTTTATCGGCCTGCCCTATGTACGCCAGGCCAAGGCCGTGGCGATTGTGGACGGCGACTCACAACCCATGTTGCCGCTCAACAGCCTGATTGCCACCGAGGATTACCCACTGTCCCGGCGGCTGTTCTTTTATTTGCCGCCGGCAGGCCACAACCCATGGGCCAAGGCACTGGTGGAGTTTGCCCAGAGCAGCAAGGGCCAGGCCATCGTCGCGGCCAACGGGTTTATCGCGCAGCAGGTGCAGGCGATGGCGGTGCAAGCGCGCGGGTCGATGCCCGAGGACTATCAAGCCATCGCCCGCGATGCCCAGCGGCTGACGGTGAATTTTCGTTTCGAAGAAGGCAGCGCCAGCCTGGATAACAAAGCGCGCCAGGATCTGCAGCGGGTGGTGGCGTACCTGCGCAACCACGCCAAGCTGGATAAACAGGTGACACTGGTGGGGTTCGGCGACGCCAAGAATGACCCGCAGCGGGCCGCGTTGCTGTCGAAGCTGAGGGCGATGGCGGTGCGTCGCGAGTTGGTAAAAAACGGCGTGGTGCTCAGGGACATTCGCGGGTTTGGCGCGCAGATGCCGGTGGCGGCGAATACCGCGGATGAAGGCCGGATCAAGAATCGGCGGGTGGAGGTCTGGGTGTATTAA